The DNA region CCTACGAATTTGAACGATGTCCAAAACCGATAGAGCAAGTCGTTCGCCCAACCGGTCTTGTTGAACCGAAGATAACCGTGAAGCCGCTTGCCGGTGAAATAGATGATCTTATCGGACAGTGTCGTAAACGGGTAAAGAAACATCAGCGTGTACTGGTAACAACACTAACAAAACGTGCGGCAGAAGATTTAACAACGTATTTAAGTAATGTCGGGATAAGAGTGAAATATCTTCATTCTGGAATCGATGTTTTGACGAGAGTTGATGTGCTTAAGGGGTTACGCAAAAAAGAATTTGATGTTTTAATTGGAGTTAATCTATTGCGTGAAGGGTTAGACCTACCAGAGGTAGCGCTTGTTGCTATATTAGATGCCGATAAAGAAGGGTTTTTGAGATCTGAAACAGCGCTTATTCAAACTTCTGGACGTGCCGCAAGACATATTGACGGTGAAGTTATTATGTATGCAGATAAGGTGACGAATTCTATGCAAAGAGCGATTTCTGCAATGGATTATAGACGTGAGAAACAGCTCGCATATAATAAAGAACACGGCATTACCCCTCGGAGCGTGCAAAAAGCTATCCGCGATGAAATGTCGGGGAAAAGTAACGCTGAAAATATTGTTGAAGATATCATTACTATTGCGGGTGAAGATTTTGAATTACACGAAGTGCTTTTTGAGCTTAATCGTGAAATGCAGGAAGCGGCTGAGAATCTTGATTTTGAACGTGCGGCTCAATTAAGAGATAAAATAAAAGAGATTAAAATGTCTCGATTATTTAAGAAAAAAGGGAAGTTTAAAAAAGTTCGTGCAAAAAAATAGATGGGGGAAAATCCATGAGTGATCTTGATTATTTAGAAATAAAAACGATAGTAGAAAATGCGTTGGAAGAGGATGTTGTTGGCGGTGATATTACAACAAATACACTCATACCGTTTGATTTGGAGTGTCGTGCAGAGGTGCTGGTAAAAGAAGACTGTGTGCTCGCCGGGATACCTGTCGCAATTGCTGTTTTTAAGTCGTTTGATTCTACCTTGATAATAGATGTCCTAGAAAAAGATAGTGCGAGCGTTAAAGCAGGGACAATAGTCCTAACTGTTGAGGGGAAAGCACGGTCAATACTAACCTGTGAACGTACTGTTTTAAATTTCTTGCAGCGTCTCTCGGGTATTGCAACAGTAACGAGATCATACGTTGATGCATGTGCTACTGATCGAGTTAAGATTTTGGATACGAGAAAAACGACACCGCTTTTGCGGTACTTAGAGAAATATGCTGTTCGAATGGGTGGCGGAGAGAATCATCGATATGGTCTTTTTGATCAGTTTCTTATCAAAGATAATCATCTTAAGTTACTAAAAGAAACAGGTAAAAATCCTATTAGTTTTAGTGTTATAACAGCAAAGAAATATTCACCCTCAATACCAGTTGAAATAGAAGTTGAACAAGTGGAAGATATTGAAGAGGCAGTTGAAGCTGGATGCGATATTATTCTACTTGATAATATGTCACCGGAAACAATCCAAACGGCTGTTGATATAGTTAAAGGAAGAGTTCTTACAGAAGCCTCCGGTGGTATTACATTAGAAAATGTTGCTGAGTACGCACAAACCGGTGTAGACAGAATATCTATCGGTGCATTGACTCATTCTGCCCGGTCTGTAGATATTAGTTTAGATATTGTTGAATAAGCGGGATATACATTTAATATGCAAAAGAATAATACAGTAAAAATTGATGAAGCACTAATAGAAGTATTACATAAACGTAAAAGTGAATATGTCTCTGGTGAAGAGCT from Candidatus Ancaeobacter aquaticus includes:
- the nadC gene encoding carboxylating nicotinate-nucleotide diphosphorylase, whose protein sequence is MSDLDYLEIKTIVENALEEDVVGGDITTNTLIPFDLECRAEVLVKEDCVLAGIPVAIAVFKSFDSTLIIDVLEKDSASVKAGTIVLTVEGKARSILTCERTVLNFLQRLSGIATVTRSYVDACATDRVKILDTRKTTPLLRYLEKYAVRMGGGENHRYGLFDQFLIKDNHLKLLKETGKNPISFSVITAKKYSPSIPVEIEVEQVEDIEEAVEAGCDIILLDNMSPETIQTAVDIVKGRVLTEASGGITLENVAEYAQTGVDRISIGALTHSARSVDISLDIVE